A genome region from Verrucomicrobiaceae bacterium includes the following:
- a CDS encoding class I SAM-dependent methyltransferase, whose amino-acid sequence MIDIPVHRLALQDFEPAHIARIERYGAEFLAATVSFGFDSANYYFSGADAMSYYCLLREMKPDSVVEVGQGSSTRVAIAALEKNAAETGIAARFVSIDPYTRILGSEVKPQQIIFECVHQPIQAVPVEDILSRCQGNALLFIDSSHVHKHGSDVWHLMRYVYPRIPVGCHLHVHDIVLPHPWPKNFLVDRKWFWNEQDMLEAFLTFNTNFQVALPVYWLHNASTQIQAAMQKVAPDLHCRDQGYSFYMKRIS is encoded by the coding sequence CCCGCATAGAACGCTACGGTGCCGAGTTTCTCGCCGCGACCGTTTCTTTCGGCTTTGATAGCGCCAACTACTATTTCAGCGGTGCTGACGCCATGAGCTACTACTGCCTGTTGCGTGAAATGAAGCCCGACTCAGTGGTGGAAGTCGGCCAGGGTAGCAGCACCCGCGTCGCCATTGCCGCATTAGAAAAAAACGCGGCGGAAACCGGTATCGCGGCCCGCTTTGTCAGCATCGATCCCTACACACGCATCCTCGGCAGCGAGGTCAAACCGCAACAGATCATCTTCGAATGCGTCCACCAGCCCATCCAGGCCGTGCCGGTCGAGGACATCCTCTCCCGTTGCCAGGGGAATGCACTGCTCTTCATCGATAGCAGCCACGTGCACAAACACGGCAGCGACGTATGGCACCTCATGCGCTACGTCTATCCGCGCATCCCTGTGGGCTGTCATCTGCATGTGCATGACATTGTCCTGCCGCATCCATGGCCCAAGAACTTCCTCGTCGATCGCAAATGGTTCTGGAATGAGCAGGACATGCTGGAGGCCTTCCTTACCTTTAACACAAACTTCCAAGTAGCGCTGCCAGTCTATTGGCTCCACAACGCCTCAACGCAGATTCAGGCAGCTATGCAGAAAGTCGCACCCGACCTTCACTGTCGTGATCAAGGCTACAGCTTTTATATGAAGCGAATTTCATGA